Part of the Crossiella cryophila genome, GCAGCGCCAGCTGGTGGAGGGCAACCAGCGTTACGAGGCCAGGTTCGGGCACGTCTTCCTGATCTGCGCGACCGGCAAGTCGGCAGGCGAGATCCTCTCCGCGCTGCGGCACCGGCTGGGCAACGAGCCCTACGCCGAACGCGAGGTGGTCAAGGCCGAGCTGGCCGGGATCGTGCGCCTGCGACTGAACAAGATGGTGGGTTGATGGCGATCTCCACGCACGTGCTGGACGCGGCGCTGGGCCGTCCGGCCGCCGGGGTCCGGGTGCACCTGGAACACCTGCGCGCCGCGGTCTGGACCCAGGTCGCCGAGGGCGTCACCGACGCCGACGGCAGGCTCAAGGACCTGCCCGTGGCCGAGGGCGCGCACCGGCTGGTCTTCCACACCGGGGAGTACCTGGCAGCCACCGACCGGCCGGTGTTCTACCCGGAGGTGGTGGTCAGCTTCCTGGTCGCCGACGTGGGCCAGCACCACCACGTGCCGCTGCTGCTGAGCCCGTTCGCCTACTCGACCTACCGGGGGAGCTGAGATGGGCATCGTCCTGGGCCCGAACCAGTACGGCAAGGCCGAGGTCCGCCTGGTGCGGATCGACCGGGGCGCCGCCGAGCACCGCATCACCGATCTGAATGTGAGCGTGGCCCTCTCGGGCGACCTCGCGGACACCCATCTCACCGGCGACAACGCCAAGGTGCTGCCCACCGACAGCCAGAAGAACACCGTCTACGCCTTCGCCCGCGACGGCATCGGCGAGATCGAGGACTTCGGGCTACGGCTGGCCCGGCACTTCGTGGACTCCCAGCCCGCCGTCCACCGGGCCAGGGTGCGCCTGGAGCAGTACGGCTGGCAACGGACCACTGTGGACGGTCAGCCCGCCTCGCACTCCTTCCACCGCACCGGCGACGGCACCCGCACCGCCACCATCACCTACGACGGCGGCACCGCCTGGGTGGTCTCCGGCCTGGCCGACCTCACCGTGCTCAACTCCACCGGCTCGGAGTTCTGGGGTTACGTCAAGGACGAGTACACCACCCTGCCCGAGGCCAAGGACCGCATCCTGGCCACCGCGGTCTCCGCGCACTGGCGGCACCGCGACGCCGGCGAGCGGGACTGGGGCGAGTCGCACCGGCTGGCCAGGGCCGCGCTGCTGGCCGCCTTCGCCGACACGCACAGCCTGTCGTTGCAGCAGACCCTGCACGCGATGGGCTCCCGGGTGCTCTCCGGCCAGCCGGACGTCGTGGAGATCCGGCTGGCCCTGCC contains:
- the uraH gene encoding hydroxyisourate hydrolase, whose protein sequence is MMAISTHVLDAALGRPAAGVRVHLEHLRAAVWTQVAEGVTDADGRLKDLPVAEGAHRLVFHTGEYLAATDRPVFYPEVVVSFLVADVGQHHHVPLLLSPFAYSTYRGS
- the pucL gene encoding factor-independent urate hydroxylase encodes the protein MGIVLGPNQYGKAEVRLVRIDRGAAEHRITDLNVSVALSGDLADTHLTGDNAKVLPTDSQKNTVYAFARDGIGEIEDFGLRLARHFVDSQPAVHRARVRLEQYGWQRTTVDGQPASHSFHRTGDGTRTATITYDGGTAWVVSGLADLTVLNSTGSEFWGYVKDEYTTLPEAKDRILATAVSAHWRHRDAGERDWGESHRLARAALLAAFADTHSLSLQQTLHAMGSRVLSGQPDVVEIRLALPNKHHFLVDLSPFGLDNPGEVFFAADRPYGLIEGSALREDAPPPGEAW